A genomic stretch from Kogia breviceps isolate mKogBre1 chromosome 1, mKogBre1 haplotype 1, whole genome shotgun sequence includes:
- the RUSC1 gene encoding AP-4 complex accessory subunit RUSC1 isoform X4, with translation MLSPQRALLCNLNHIHLQHVSLGLHLSRRPELREGPLSTSPPPGDTGGKESRGPCSGTLVDANSNSPAVPCRRCQEHGPDLENRQDPAQDEEGAASPSDPGCSSSLSSSSDLSPDESPISVYSRDLPGNEDIHPQPSIIPLEQGSPPASAGSGACSPDSFCCSPDSCSEASSPPGLGLDSNCNALTTCQDLLSPGVEEEDEAEELDLPTSDLLEADDGKIDAGKTEPSWKINPIWKIDKEKTEAGWKITENNNSDWKVNGNTNSSWKTEPGEFDSGWKTNTGITDTGSKTDARKTDGGWRSDVSKEPVPHRTITSFHELAQKRKRGPGLPLVPQAKKDRSDWLIVFSPDTELPPTGSLGGSPAPPREVTTFKELRSRSRAPPPPVPPRDPPAGWALVPPQPPPPPVPPRRKKNRPGLQPIAEGQPEEGRAGTPAAGEEAPAAKEPEEPGPQAGVEAGPLLLPRPLVFRFSADGRPLLEGGGAAAVGSLLLAPLAGWPGAGLRLLGAPSPPEEQLLPVRLSPVGAYSPPARGDLPCLASPELALLLSPLFPRSSTFPAAASPLRQVPAPPLPRPPRPPKAPRWTRSPPPPPRLLRSSWSFTGVPGDRRLWMAEVQSGTGQLQEQKKGLLIAVSASVDKIISHFGAARNLVQKAQLGDSRLSPDVGHLVLTTLCPALHALVADGLKPFWKDLITGQRRSNPWSVVEASVKPGSSAHSLGTLYGQVSRLALLRSSRSRFHAFILGLLNMKQLELWFSSLQEDAGLLSLLYLPTSFFSLARGGCPSLSTELLLLLQPLSVLTFHLDLLFEHHHHLPLGLPQAPDPPGSPPALQQTVQAMLHWGGRLAQSLRGNSGETPPGPSAPSSPPTPGSWWEQLTQASRVYASGGTDGFLLPRWGSRHHRTATEVAQERSLPAEEAAPGRGVWLGRLFGVPGGLTETESGALKSRRPSSWLPPTVSVLALVKRGAPPKTPSSPKELEVSAPSTAQTHRAQLMFTELNQQGHTIQWEGEAGDSWASLPHFSPASPSGSSQGSPSSL, from the exons ATGCTGTCCCCTCAGAGGGCTTTACTCTGCAACCTCAACCACATCCACCTCCAGCATGTCTCTCTGGGCCTGCACTTGTCCCGCCGTCCGGAGCTTCGGGAGGGGCCCTTGAGCACATCCCCCCCCCCAGGGGACACTGGGGGCAAGGAGAGCCGGGGCCCCTGCAGCGGGACCTTGGTGGACGCCAATTCCAACAGCCCAGCCGTTCCCTGCCGACGCTGCCAGGAGCATGGGCCAGACCTAGAAAACCGGCAGGACCCAGCACAGGACGAAGAGGGGGCTGCCTCTCCCTCGGACCCGGGTTGCTCCTCCTCTCTCAGCTCCTCCTCAGATCTTAGCCCTGATGAGTCCCCCATCTCGGTCTActccagggacctccctggcaatGAGGATATCCACCCTCAGCCCAGCATCATTCCTTTGGAGCAAGGCTCCCCACCGGCTTCTGCAGGTTCAGGTGCCTGCTCCCCAGACAGCTTTTGTTGCTCTCCTGATTCCTGCTCTGAAGCTTCCTCTCCACCTGGCCTTGGCCTGGACTCCAACTGCAATGCCCTGACCACCTGCCAGGACCTGCTTTCCCCAGGAGTAGAGGAAGAGGATGAGGCTGAGGAGCTTGACCTCCCTACCTCTGACCTCCTAGAGGCTGATGATGGGAAAATCGATGCTGGGAAAACCGAACCCAGTTGGAAAATCAACCCCATTTGGAAAATTgacaaagagaaaactgaagctggCTGGAAAATCACTGAGAACAATAACTCTGATTGGAAAGTCAATGGGAATACTAACTCTAGCTGGAAAACTGAACCTGGAGAATTCGACTCCGGTTGGAAGACCAATACTGGAATAACTGATACGGGCTCCAAAACAGATGCACGGAAAACTGATGGGGGATGGAGAAGTGACGTCAGCAAGGAGCCGGTGCCCCACCGGACAATCACGTCCTTCCACGAGCTGGCCCAGAAGCGCAAGCGGGGCCCAGGGCTGCCCCTCGTGCCGCAGGCCAAGAAAGACCGCAGTGACTGGCTCATCGTCTTCTCGCCAGACACCGAGCTGCCCCCCACGGGGTCGCTCGGTGGCTCCCCGGCGCCTCCCCGGGAAGTCACCACCTTCAAGGAACTCAGGTCCCGAAgccgggccccgcccccgccagtCCCGCCCCGAGACCCCCCAGCTGGCTGGGCCTTGGTCCCGCCccagcccccacctccacccGTCCCTCCCCGGAGGAAGAAGAACAGACCTGGGCTGCAGCCCATAGCAGAGGGGCAGCCCGAAGAGGGCAGGGCGGGGACCCCAGCTGCTGGTGAGGAGGCCCCAGCCGCAAAGGAGCCGGAAGAGCCAGGCCCGCAGGCCGGCGTTGAGG CCGGTCCCCTCCTGCTCCCTCGGCCTCTGGTTTTCCGGTTCTCGGCTGACGGGCGCCCCCTGTTGGAGGGTGGGGGCGCGGCCGCAGTTGGGTCTCTGCTCCTGGCGCCTCTGGCCGGCTGGCCCGGCGCTGGGCTGCGGCTACTGGGGGCGCCGAGTCCCCCAGAGGAGCAGCTGCTGCCTGTCCGCCTGTCCCCGGTGGGGGCCTATTCGCCTCCGGCTAGGGGGGACTTGCCTTGCCTGGCCAGCCCTGAGCTGGCACTGCTGCTGTCCCCGCTCTTTCCCAGAAGTAGCACCTTCCCTGCCGCGGCTTCCCCACTCCGCCAGGTACCCGCCCCCCCGCTGCCACGGCCACCTCGTCCGCCGAAGGCCCCTCGCTGGACCAGGAGCCCACCGCCTCCTCCCAGGCTAC TTCGTAGTTCCTGGTCGTTCACCGGTGTCCCCGGGGACCGCCGACTGTGGATGGCAGAAGTCCAGAGTGGGACTGGCCAGCTGCAGGAGCAGAAAAAAG GTCTCCTGATAGCCGTCAGCGCTTCAGTGGATAAAATCATCTCGCACTTTGGGGCCGCCCGGAACTTAGTGCAGAAG GCCCAGTTGGGGGATAGCCGTCTGAGTCCAGATGTGGGGCACCTCGTGCTGACCACCCTTTGTCCGGCCCTCCATGCCCTGGTGGCCGACGGGCTGAAGCCTTTCTGGAAAGACCTCATCACTGGGCAGCGCCGGAGCAACCCCTGGAGCGTGGTGGAGGCGTCTGTGAAGCCAG GCTCCAGCGCCCATTCCCTCGGAACCTTGTATGGCCAGGTCAGCCGTCTGGCCCTGCTAAGAAGCAGCCGTAGCCGCTTCCACGCCTTCATCCTGGGCCTCCTCAA caTGAAGCAGTTGGAGCTGTGGTTTTCCAGTCTCCAGGAAGATGCAG GCCTGCTGTCCCTCCTGTACCTGCCCACGAGCTTCTTCTCCCTGGCCCGGGGCGGCTGCCCCTCCTTGTCCACGGAGCTGCTGCTCCTGCTGCAGCCGTTGTCGGTGCTCACCTTCCACCTGGACCTGCTTTTTgagcaccaccaccacctgcccctGGGCCTGCCTCAGGCCCCTGACCCCCCAGGCTCACCTCCAGCCCTGCAGCAGACTGTGCAAGCCATGCTGCACTGGGGGGGTCGGCTGGCCCAGAGCCTCCGGGGGAATTCTGGGGAGACCCCTCCAGGCCCTTCGGCCCCCTCAAGCCCTCCTACCCCAGGCAGCTGGTGGGAGCAGCTGACCCAGGCTTCCCGGGTCTACGCCTCTGGCGGCACCGATGGCTTCCTTCTTCCCCGGTGGGGATCAAGGCATCACAGGACTGCAACTGAGGTCGCACAGGAGAGGTCCCTGCCTGCAGAGGAAGCTGCACCAGGCAGAGGCGTATGGCTGGGGAGACTGTTTGGAGTGCCTGGGGGCCTCACAGAAACTGAGAGTGGAGCCCTAAAGTCCAG GAGACCATCCAGCTGGCTGCCCCCAACAGTGAGTGTGTTGGCTCTGGTGAAGCGGGGGGCACCTCCCAAGACTCCCTCTTCTCCTAAGGAACTTGAGGTCTCGGCACCCAGCACAGCGCAGACCCACAG AGCCCAACTGATGTTTACTGAGCTGAACCAACAGGGACATACCATACAGTGGGAAGGTGAGGCTGGGGACAGCTGGGCATCCCTGCCTCACTTCAGCCCAGCATCTCCCTCTGGCTCCTCACAGGGCAGTCCGAGCTCTCTGTGA
- the RUSC1 gene encoding AP-4 complex accessory subunit RUSC1 isoform X3, whose product MLSPQRALLCNLNHIHLQHVSLGLHLSRRPELREGPLSTSPPPGDTGGKESRGPCSGTLVDANSNSPAVPCRRCQEHGPDLENRQDPAQDEEGAASPSDPGCSSSLSSSSDLSPDESPISVYSRDLPGNEDIHPQPSIIPLEQGSPPASAGSGACSPDSFCCSPDSCSEASSPPGLGLDSNCNALTTCQDLLSPGVEEEDEAEELDLPTSDLLEADDGKIDAGKTEPSWKINPIWKIDKEKTEAGWKITENNNSDWKVNGNTNSSWKTEPGEFDSGWKTNTGITDTGSKTDARKTDGGWRSDVSKEPVPHRTITSFHELAQKRKRGPGLPLVPQAKKDRSDWLIVFSPDTELPPTGSLGGSPAPPREVTTFKELRSRSRAPPPPVPPRDPPAGWALVPPQPPPPPVPPRRKKNRPGLQPIAEGQPEEGRAGTPAAGEEAPAAKEPEEPGPQAGVEAGPLLLPRPLVFRFSADGRPLLEGGGAAAVGSLLLAPLAGWPGAGLRLLGAPSPPEEQLLPVRLSPVGAYSPPARGDLPCLASPELALLLSPLFPRSSTFPAAASPLRQVPAPPLPRPPRPPKAPRWTRSPPPPPRLLRSSWSFTGVPGDRRLWMAEVQSGTGQLQEQKKGLLIAVSASVDKIISHFGAARNLVQKVKAQLGDSRLSPDVGHLVLTTLCPALHALVADGLKPFWKDLITGQRRSNPWSVVEASVKPGSSAHSLGTLYGQVSRLALLRSSRSRFHAFILGLLNMKQLELWFSSLQEDAGLLSLLYLPTSFFSLARGGCPSLSTELLLLLQPLSVLTFHLDLLFEHHHHLPLGLPQAPDPPGSPPALQQTVQAMLHWGGRLAQSLRGNSGETPPGPSAPSSPPTPGSWWEQLTQASRVYASGGTDGFLLPRWGSRHHRTATEVAQERSLPAEEAAPGRGVWLGRLFGVPGGLTETESGALKSRRPSSWLPPTVSVLALVKRGAPPKTPSSPKELEVSAPSTAQTHRAQLMFTELNQQGHTIQWEGEAGDSWASLPHFSPASPSGSSQGSPSSL is encoded by the exons ATGCTGTCCCCTCAGAGGGCTTTACTCTGCAACCTCAACCACATCCACCTCCAGCATGTCTCTCTGGGCCTGCACTTGTCCCGCCGTCCGGAGCTTCGGGAGGGGCCCTTGAGCACATCCCCCCCCCCAGGGGACACTGGGGGCAAGGAGAGCCGGGGCCCCTGCAGCGGGACCTTGGTGGACGCCAATTCCAACAGCCCAGCCGTTCCCTGCCGACGCTGCCAGGAGCATGGGCCAGACCTAGAAAACCGGCAGGACCCAGCACAGGACGAAGAGGGGGCTGCCTCTCCCTCGGACCCGGGTTGCTCCTCCTCTCTCAGCTCCTCCTCAGATCTTAGCCCTGATGAGTCCCCCATCTCGGTCTActccagggacctccctggcaatGAGGATATCCACCCTCAGCCCAGCATCATTCCTTTGGAGCAAGGCTCCCCACCGGCTTCTGCAGGTTCAGGTGCCTGCTCCCCAGACAGCTTTTGTTGCTCTCCTGATTCCTGCTCTGAAGCTTCCTCTCCACCTGGCCTTGGCCTGGACTCCAACTGCAATGCCCTGACCACCTGCCAGGACCTGCTTTCCCCAGGAGTAGAGGAAGAGGATGAGGCTGAGGAGCTTGACCTCCCTACCTCTGACCTCCTAGAGGCTGATGATGGGAAAATCGATGCTGGGAAAACCGAACCCAGTTGGAAAATCAACCCCATTTGGAAAATTgacaaagagaaaactgaagctggCTGGAAAATCACTGAGAACAATAACTCTGATTGGAAAGTCAATGGGAATACTAACTCTAGCTGGAAAACTGAACCTGGAGAATTCGACTCCGGTTGGAAGACCAATACTGGAATAACTGATACGGGCTCCAAAACAGATGCACGGAAAACTGATGGGGGATGGAGAAGTGACGTCAGCAAGGAGCCGGTGCCCCACCGGACAATCACGTCCTTCCACGAGCTGGCCCAGAAGCGCAAGCGGGGCCCAGGGCTGCCCCTCGTGCCGCAGGCCAAGAAAGACCGCAGTGACTGGCTCATCGTCTTCTCGCCAGACACCGAGCTGCCCCCCACGGGGTCGCTCGGTGGCTCCCCGGCGCCTCCCCGGGAAGTCACCACCTTCAAGGAACTCAGGTCCCGAAgccgggccccgcccccgccagtCCCGCCCCGAGACCCCCCAGCTGGCTGGGCCTTGGTCCCGCCccagcccccacctccacccGTCCCTCCCCGGAGGAAGAAGAACAGACCTGGGCTGCAGCCCATAGCAGAGGGGCAGCCCGAAGAGGGCAGGGCGGGGACCCCAGCTGCTGGTGAGGAGGCCCCAGCCGCAAAGGAGCCGGAAGAGCCAGGCCCGCAGGCCGGCGTTGAGG CCGGTCCCCTCCTGCTCCCTCGGCCTCTGGTTTTCCGGTTCTCGGCTGACGGGCGCCCCCTGTTGGAGGGTGGGGGCGCGGCCGCAGTTGGGTCTCTGCTCCTGGCGCCTCTGGCCGGCTGGCCCGGCGCTGGGCTGCGGCTACTGGGGGCGCCGAGTCCCCCAGAGGAGCAGCTGCTGCCTGTCCGCCTGTCCCCGGTGGGGGCCTATTCGCCTCCGGCTAGGGGGGACTTGCCTTGCCTGGCCAGCCCTGAGCTGGCACTGCTGCTGTCCCCGCTCTTTCCCAGAAGTAGCACCTTCCCTGCCGCGGCTTCCCCACTCCGCCAGGTACCCGCCCCCCCGCTGCCACGGCCACCTCGTCCGCCGAAGGCCCCTCGCTGGACCAGGAGCCCACCGCCTCCTCCCAGGCTAC TTCGTAGTTCCTGGTCGTTCACCGGTGTCCCCGGGGACCGCCGACTGTGGATGGCAGAAGTCCAGAGTGGGACTGGCCAGCTGCAGGAGCAGAAAAAAG GTCTCCTGATAGCCGTCAGCGCTTCAGTGGATAAAATCATCTCGCACTTTGGGGCCGCCCGGAACTTAGTGCAGAAGGTGAAG GCCCAGTTGGGGGATAGCCGTCTGAGTCCAGATGTGGGGCACCTCGTGCTGACCACCCTTTGTCCGGCCCTCCATGCCCTGGTGGCCGACGGGCTGAAGCCTTTCTGGAAAGACCTCATCACTGGGCAGCGCCGGAGCAACCCCTGGAGCGTGGTGGAGGCGTCTGTGAAGCCAG GCTCCAGCGCCCATTCCCTCGGAACCTTGTATGGCCAGGTCAGCCGTCTGGCCCTGCTAAGAAGCAGCCGTAGCCGCTTCCACGCCTTCATCCTGGGCCTCCTCAA caTGAAGCAGTTGGAGCTGTGGTTTTCCAGTCTCCAGGAAGATGCAG GCCTGCTGTCCCTCCTGTACCTGCCCACGAGCTTCTTCTCCCTGGCCCGGGGCGGCTGCCCCTCCTTGTCCACGGAGCTGCTGCTCCTGCTGCAGCCGTTGTCGGTGCTCACCTTCCACCTGGACCTGCTTTTTgagcaccaccaccacctgcccctGGGCCTGCCTCAGGCCCCTGACCCCCCAGGCTCACCTCCAGCCCTGCAGCAGACTGTGCAAGCCATGCTGCACTGGGGGGGTCGGCTGGCCCAGAGCCTCCGGGGGAATTCTGGGGAGACCCCTCCAGGCCCTTCGGCCCCCTCAAGCCCTCCTACCCCAGGCAGCTGGTGGGAGCAGCTGACCCAGGCTTCCCGGGTCTACGCCTCTGGCGGCACCGATGGCTTCCTTCTTCCCCGGTGGGGATCAAGGCATCACAGGACTGCAACTGAGGTCGCACAGGAGAGGTCCCTGCCTGCAGAGGAAGCTGCACCAGGCAGAGGCGTATGGCTGGGGAGACTGTTTGGAGTGCCTGGGGGCCTCACAGAAACTGAGAGTGGAGCCCTAAAGTCCAG GAGACCATCCAGCTGGCTGCCCCCAACAGTGAGTGTGTTGGCTCTGGTGAAGCGGGGGGCACCTCCCAAGACTCCCTCTTCTCCTAAGGAACTTGAGGTCTCGGCACCCAGCACAGCGCAGACCCACAG AGCCCAACTGATGTTTACTGAGCTGAACCAACAGGGACATACCATACAGTGGGAAGGTGAGGCTGGGGACAGCTGGGCATCCCTGCCTCACTTCAGCCCAGCATCTCCCTCTGGCTCCTCACAGGGCAGTCCGAGCTCTCTGTGA
- the RUSC1 gene encoding AP-4 complex accessory subunit RUSC1 isoform X2: protein MLSPQRALLCNLNHIHLQHVSLGLHLSRRPELREGPLSTSPPPGDTGGKESRGPCSGTLVDANSNSPAVPCRRCQEHGPDLENRQDPAQDEEGAASPSDPGCSSSLSSSSDLSPDESPISVYSRDLPGNEDIHPQPSIIPLEQGSPPASAGSGACSPDSFCCSPDSCSEASSPPGLGLDSNCNALTTCQDLLSPGVEEEDEAEELDLPTSDLLEADDGKIDAGKTEPSWKINPIWKIDKEKTEAGWKITENNNSDWKVNGNTNSSWKTEPGEFDSGWKTNTGITDTGSKTDARKTDGGWRSDVSKEPVPHRTITSFHELAQKRKRGPGLPLVPQAKKDRSDWLIVFSPDTELPPTGSLGGSPAPPREVTTFKELRSRSRAPPPPVPPRDPPAGWALVPPQPPPPPVPPRRKKNRPGLQPIAEGQPEEGRAGTPAAGEEAPAAKEPEEPGPQAGVEAGPLLLPRPLVFRFSADGRPLLEGGGAAAVGSLLLAPLAGWPGAGLRLLGAPSPPEEQLLPVRLSPVGAYSPPARGDLPCLASPELALLLSPLFPRSSTFPAAASPLRQVPAPPLPRPPRPPKAPRWTRSPPPPPRLLRSSWSFTGVPGDRRLWMAEVQSGTGQLQEQKKGLLIAVSASVDKIISHFGAARNLVQKAQLGDSRLSPDVGHLVLTTLCPALHALVADGLKPFWKDLITGQRRSNPWSVVEASVKPGSSAHSLGTLYGQVSRLALLRSSRSRFHAFILGLLNMKQLELWFSSLQEDAGLLSLLYLPTSFFSLARGGCPSLSTELLLLLQPLSVLTFHLDLLFEHHHHLPLGLPQAPDPPGSPPALQQTVQAMLHWGGRLAQSLRGNSGETPPGPSAPSSPPTPGSWWEQLTQASRVYASGGTDGFLLPRWGSRHHRTATEVAQERSLPAEEAAPGRGVWLGRLFGVPGGLTETESGALKSRRPSSWLPPTVSVLALVKRGAPPKTPSSPKELEVSAPSTAQTHRAVRALCDHNAAGPDQLSFRHGEVLRVIATVDEDWLRCRKDGVEGLVPVGYTSLVL, encoded by the exons ATGCTGTCCCCTCAGAGGGCTTTACTCTGCAACCTCAACCACATCCACCTCCAGCATGTCTCTCTGGGCCTGCACTTGTCCCGCCGTCCGGAGCTTCGGGAGGGGCCCTTGAGCACATCCCCCCCCCCAGGGGACACTGGGGGCAAGGAGAGCCGGGGCCCCTGCAGCGGGACCTTGGTGGACGCCAATTCCAACAGCCCAGCCGTTCCCTGCCGACGCTGCCAGGAGCATGGGCCAGACCTAGAAAACCGGCAGGACCCAGCACAGGACGAAGAGGGGGCTGCCTCTCCCTCGGACCCGGGTTGCTCCTCCTCTCTCAGCTCCTCCTCAGATCTTAGCCCTGATGAGTCCCCCATCTCGGTCTActccagggacctccctggcaatGAGGATATCCACCCTCAGCCCAGCATCATTCCTTTGGAGCAAGGCTCCCCACCGGCTTCTGCAGGTTCAGGTGCCTGCTCCCCAGACAGCTTTTGTTGCTCTCCTGATTCCTGCTCTGAAGCTTCCTCTCCACCTGGCCTTGGCCTGGACTCCAACTGCAATGCCCTGACCACCTGCCAGGACCTGCTTTCCCCAGGAGTAGAGGAAGAGGATGAGGCTGAGGAGCTTGACCTCCCTACCTCTGACCTCCTAGAGGCTGATGATGGGAAAATCGATGCTGGGAAAACCGAACCCAGTTGGAAAATCAACCCCATTTGGAAAATTgacaaagagaaaactgaagctggCTGGAAAATCACTGAGAACAATAACTCTGATTGGAAAGTCAATGGGAATACTAACTCTAGCTGGAAAACTGAACCTGGAGAATTCGACTCCGGTTGGAAGACCAATACTGGAATAACTGATACGGGCTCCAAAACAGATGCACGGAAAACTGATGGGGGATGGAGAAGTGACGTCAGCAAGGAGCCGGTGCCCCACCGGACAATCACGTCCTTCCACGAGCTGGCCCAGAAGCGCAAGCGGGGCCCAGGGCTGCCCCTCGTGCCGCAGGCCAAGAAAGACCGCAGTGACTGGCTCATCGTCTTCTCGCCAGACACCGAGCTGCCCCCCACGGGGTCGCTCGGTGGCTCCCCGGCGCCTCCCCGGGAAGTCACCACCTTCAAGGAACTCAGGTCCCGAAgccgggccccgcccccgccagtCCCGCCCCGAGACCCCCCAGCTGGCTGGGCCTTGGTCCCGCCccagcccccacctccacccGTCCCTCCCCGGAGGAAGAAGAACAGACCTGGGCTGCAGCCCATAGCAGAGGGGCAGCCCGAAGAGGGCAGGGCGGGGACCCCAGCTGCTGGTGAGGAGGCCCCAGCCGCAAAGGAGCCGGAAGAGCCAGGCCCGCAGGCCGGCGTTGAGG CCGGTCCCCTCCTGCTCCCTCGGCCTCTGGTTTTCCGGTTCTCGGCTGACGGGCGCCCCCTGTTGGAGGGTGGGGGCGCGGCCGCAGTTGGGTCTCTGCTCCTGGCGCCTCTGGCCGGCTGGCCCGGCGCTGGGCTGCGGCTACTGGGGGCGCCGAGTCCCCCAGAGGAGCAGCTGCTGCCTGTCCGCCTGTCCCCGGTGGGGGCCTATTCGCCTCCGGCTAGGGGGGACTTGCCTTGCCTGGCCAGCCCTGAGCTGGCACTGCTGCTGTCCCCGCTCTTTCCCAGAAGTAGCACCTTCCCTGCCGCGGCTTCCCCACTCCGCCAGGTACCCGCCCCCCCGCTGCCACGGCCACCTCGTCCGCCGAAGGCCCCTCGCTGGACCAGGAGCCCACCGCCTCCTCCCAGGCTAC TTCGTAGTTCCTGGTCGTTCACCGGTGTCCCCGGGGACCGCCGACTGTGGATGGCAGAAGTCCAGAGTGGGACTGGCCAGCTGCAGGAGCAGAAAAAAG GTCTCCTGATAGCCGTCAGCGCTTCAGTGGATAAAATCATCTCGCACTTTGGGGCCGCCCGGAACTTAGTGCAGAAG GCCCAGTTGGGGGATAGCCGTCTGAGTCCAGATGTGGGGCACCTCGTGCTGACCACCCTTTGTCCGGCCCTCCATGCCCTGGTGGCCGACGGGCTGAAGCCTTTCTGGAAAGACCTCATCACTGGGCAGCGCCGGAGCAACCCCTGGAGCGTGGTGGAGGCGTCTGTGAAGCCAG GCTCCAGCGCCCATTCCCTCGGAACCTTGTATGGCCAGGTCAGCCGTCTGGCCCTGCTAAGAAGCAGCCGTAGCCGCTTCCACGCCTTCATCCTGGGCCTCCTCAA caTGAAGCAGTTGGAGCTGTGGTTTTCCAGTCTCCAGGAAGATGCAG GCCTGCTGTCCCTCCTGTACCTGCCCACGAGCTTCTTCTCCCTGGCCCGGGGCGGCTGCCCCTCCTTGTCCACGGAGCTGCTGCTCCTGCTGCAGCCGTTGTCGGTGCTCACCTTCCACCTGGACCTGCTTTTTgagcaccaccaccacctgcccctGGGCCTGCCTCAGGCCCCTGACCCCCCAGGCTCACCTCCAGCCCTGCAGCAGACTGTGCAAGCCATGCTGCACTGGGGGGGTCGGCTGGCCCAGAGCCTCCGGGGGAATTCTGGGGAGACCCCTCCAGGCCCTTCGGCCCCCTCAAGCCCTCCTACCCCAGGCAGCTGGTGGGAGCAGCTGACCCAGGCTTCCCGGGTCTACGCCTCTGGCGGCACCGATGGCTTCCTTCTTCCCCGGTGGGGATCAAGGCATCACAGGACTGCAACTGAGGTCGCACAGGAGAGGTCCCTGCCTGCAGAGGAAGCTGCACCAGGCAGAGGCGTATGGCTGGGGAGACTGTTTGGAGTGCCTGGGGGCCTCACAGAAACTGAGAGTGGAGCCCTAAAGTCCAG GAGACCATCCAGCTGGCTGCCCCCAACAGTGAGTGTGTTGGCTCTGGTGAAGCGGGGGGCACCTCCCAAGACTCCCTCTTCTCCTAAGGAACTTGAGGTCTCGGCACCCAGCACAGCGCAGACCCACAG GGCAGTCCGAGCTCTCTGTGACCACAATGCTGCCGGACCTGACCAGCTGAGCTTCCGGCATGGGGAAGTGCTGCGTGTCATCGCCACCGTGGATGAGGACTGGCTCCGCTGCAGGAAGGATGGAGtggaggggctggtgcctgtgGGGTACACCTCTCTTGTTCTCTAG